The Acinonyx jubatus isolate Ajub_Pintada_27869175 chromosome D2, VMU_Ajub_asm_v1.0, whole genome shotgun sequence genome contains a region encoding:
- the AGT gene encoding angiotensinogen, whose translation MAPAGASLRAAVLCLLAWAGLAAADRVYIHPFHLLVYSESSCEQLEKSNAEAPKEPTFTPVPIQAKTTPVDEEALQEQLVLATEGLEEEDRLRAAKVGMMLNFLGFHMYRMLSESWSMASGAAILSPTALFGTLASFYLGALDPTASRLQAFLGVPGEDQGCTSRLDGHKVLSALHTIQGLLVAQGGARGQPRLLLSTMVGLFTAPGLRLKEPFVRGLAPFAPITLERSLDLSTDPDLAAEKINAFTQAVTGWKMNSPLSGVGPGSTLLFNTYVRFQGKLKGFSLLEGLQEFWVDNTTAVPVPMLSGTGTFQHWSDAQNNLSMTRVPLGRSACLLLVQPQCMSGLQQVETLSFQHNFLTWLKNLSPRTIRLTMPQLTLQGSYDLQDLLAQARLPTLLGAEANLGKISDDQLRVGKVLNSVLFELKADEGEEPTESAQQPDGPEALEVTLNSPFLFAIYEQDSTALHFLGRVANPLSAA comes from the exons ATGGCTCCTGCTGGTGCGAGCCTGAGGGCCGCCGTCCTCTGCCTCCTGGCCTGGGCCGGCCTCGCCGCTGCCGACCGGGTGTACATACACCCCTTTCACCTCCTCGTCTACAGCGAGAGCAGCTGTGAGCAGCTGGAGAAGTCCAACGCGGAGGCGCCCAAAGAGCCGACCTTCACACCGGTCCCCATTCAGGCCAAGACAACCCCTGTGGACGAGGAGGCCCTCCAAGAGCAGCTCGTGCTGGCCAccgaggggctggaggaggaagacaggCTGAGGGCGGCGAAGGTGGGGATGATGCTCAACTTCTTGGGCTTCCACATGTACAGGATGCTGAGTGAGTCGTGGAGCATGGCCAGCGGGGCGGCCATCCTGTCCCCAACGGCTCTCTTTGGCACCCTGGCCTCTTTCTATTTGGGCGCCCTGGACCCCACGGCCAGCAGACTACAGGCGTTCCTGGGCGTCCCCGGGGAGGATCAGGGCTGCACATCCCGGCTGGATGGCCACAAGGTCCTCTCTGCCCTGCACACCATCCAGGGCCTTCTGGTCGCCCAgggtggggccaggggccagcCCAGACTGCTCCTCTCCACGATGGTGGGCCTGTTCACAGCCCCCGGCCTGCGCCTGAAGGAGCCGTTTGTGCGGGGCCTGGCTCCCTTTGCCCCCATCACCCTCGAGCGCTCTCTGGACTTGTCCACGGACCCAGATCTTGCTGCCGAGAAGATCAACGCGTTCACGCAGGCAGTGACGGGGTGGAAAATGAACAGCCCCCTGTCAGGAGTCGGCCCAGGCAGCACCCTACTTTTCAACACCTATGTCCGCTTCCAAG GAAAGCTGAAGGGGTTCTCCCTGCTGGAGGGGCTCCAGGAGTTCTGGGTGGACAACACCACGGCAGTGCCCGTCCCCATGCTCTCGGGCACGGGCACCTTCCAGCACTGGAGCGACGCCCAGAACAACCTCTCCATGACCCGCGTGCCCCTGGGCAGGAGCGCCTGCCTGCTGTTGGTGCAGCCGCAATGCATGTCGGGCCTGCAGCAGGTGGAAACCCTCAGCTTCCAGCACAACTTCTTGACGTGGCTGAAGAATCTCTCTCCCCG GACCATCCGCCTGACCATGCCCCAGCTGACACTGCAAGGCTCCTATGACCTTCAGGACCTGCTGGCCCAGGCCAGGCTGCCCACCCTGCTGGGCGCCGAGGCGAACCTGGGCAAAATCAGCGACGACCAGCTCAGAGTCGGAAAG GTGCTGAACAGCGTTCTTTTCGAACTAAAAGCAGACGAGGGAGAAGAGCCCACAGAGTCCGCCCAGCAGCCTGACGGGCCCGAGGCCTTGGAGGTGACCCTCAACAGCCCGTTCCTGTTCGCGATTTATGAGCAAGACTCCACCGCCCTCCACTTCCTGGGCCGCGTGGCCAACCCGCTGAGCGCGGCGTGA